A region of Hydrogenimonas cancrithermarum DNA encodes the following proteins:
- the glnA gene encoding type I glutamate--ammonia ligase, translating into MGKFVNNVDEFFRFCADNDVKFVDLRFTDIKGAWHHLTYLLSALDKDMLSNGLPFDGSSIEAWQPINKSDMILKPDIETAFLDPFTADPTIIVFCDVFDIYKGELYEKCPRSIAKKALKYLEESGIGDVAFFGPENEFFIFDDVQIKDEINESFYRVDSEEGEWNDPSRNDDFGNIGHRPRTKGGYFPVAPTDSMVDLRAEMMQVLEEVGLEVVLGHHEVAQAQGEIGVKFGTLVEAADNVQKYKYVVRMVAHLNGKTATFMPKPLFGDNGNGMHVHQSIWKDGKNLFYKEGEYGNLSETARHYMGGVLKHAQAVAAFTNATTNSYKRLIPGFEAPSILTYSSQNRSASIRIPYGAGEKATRIETRFPDSSACPYLAFTALLLAGIDGIKNKYEPVGPMDIDLFELSLDEIREKGIQQMPHTLREAVEAMIKDNDFLKPVMSDAFIDAYKTYKFETQIWPDESRPTAFEFKTTYSC; encoded by the coding sequence ATGGGCAAATTTGTCAACAATGTCGATGAGTTTTTCAGATTCTGTGCGGACAACGACGTCAAATTCGTTGACCTGCGCTTTACGGACATCAAAGGGGCATGGCACCACCTGACCTATCTTCTGAGCGCACTCGACAAAGATATGCTGAGCAATGGCCTTCCGTTCGACGGCAGCTCCATCGAAGCATGGCAGCCGATCAACAAATCGGATATGATCCTCAAGCCGGATATCGAAACGGCGTTCCTCGATCCGTTTACCGCGGATCCGACGATCATCGTATTCTGTGACGTTTTCGACATCTACAAAGGCGAACTCTACGAAAAATGCCCGCGCTCGATCGCGAAAAAGGCACTCAAGTATCTCGAAGAGTCCGGCATCGGCGATGTCGCATTCTTCGGGCCAGAAAACGAATTCTTCATCTTCGACGACGTTCAGATCAAAGACGAGATCAACGAGTCATTCTACCGTGTCGACAGTGAAGAGGGTGAATGGAACGACCCAAGCCGCAACGACGACTTCGGCAACATCGGACACCGACCACGCACCAAAGGCGGTTACTTCCCGGTCGCCCCGACCGACAGCATGGTCGATCTGCGCGCCGAGATGATGCAGGTTCTCGAAGAGGTTGGCCTCGAAGTGGTCCTCGGACACCACGAAGTGGCACAGGCGCAAGGCGAGATCGGTGTCAAATTCGGTACCCTCGTCGAAGCTGCCGACAATGTCCAGAAGTACAAGTACGTCGTCCGCATGGTCGCTCACCTCAATGGAAAAACCGCGACATTCATGCCGAAACCTCTCTTTGGCGACAACGGAAACGGCATGCACGTTCACCAGTCCATCTGGAAAGACGGCAAAAACCTCTTCTACAAAGAGGGCGAGTACGGCAACCTTAGCGAAACGGCACGTCACTACATGGGCGGCGTCTTGAAACATGCACAGGCGGTTGCGGCATTCACCAACGCGACGACCAACTCCTACAAGCGTCTGATTCCGGGCTTCGAAGCACCTTCTATCCTGACCTATTCGAGCCAGAACCGCTCCGCTTCTATCCGTATCCCTTATGGTGCCGGCGAAAAAGCGACGCGTATCGAAACACGCTTCCCCGACAGCTCCGCATGCCCGTACCTTGCCTTCACGGCACTGCTGCTTGCAGGTATCGACGGCATCAAAAACAAATATGAGCCGGTCGGCCCGATGGATATCGACCTTTTCGAGCTGAGCCTCGACGAGATCCGCGAAAAAGGTATTCAGCAGATGCCTCACACACTGCGCGAAGCGGTCGAAGCGATGATCAAAGACAATGATTTCCTCAAGCCCGTCATGAGCGATGCGTTCATCGACGCATACAAAACTTACAAATTCGAAACGCAGATCTGGCCTGACGAATCCCGCCCGACCGCCTTCGAATTCAAAACAACTTACTCTTGCTAA
- a CDS encoding histidinol-phosphatase: MTVDLHNHTTRCNHAEGSIDDYIEKAIAEKIDIFGFSDHAPMDFDPRYRMGFEEMQAYEEDVKTARRKYAGQIDIRLGYEVDYLPGHMDARVLHADVDYLIGSVHFIDKWGFDNPEFIGKYEGADIDGIWQDYFDLVEAMAKEAKFDIVGHLDLIKVFKYVPKTDVRLIAENAMDAIKKADMVIEINAAGYRKPIGEPYPSRQLLEMAYERDIPITFGSDAHAPEQVGFKKEEIRAFAKSVGYTKAAHFKGRDRELSLF; encoded by the coding sequence GTGACGGTCGATCTGCACAACCATACGACACGCTGTAATCATGCGGAGGGGTCGATCGACGACTATATCGAAAAAGCGATCGCCGAGAAAATCGATATCTTCGGTTTTTCCGATCACGCACCGATGGATTTCGATCCGCGCTACCGTATGGGGTTCGAAGAGATGCAGGCGTATGAAGAGGATGTCAAAACGGCACGTCGAAAATATGCCGGACAGATCGACATCAGACTGGGATACGAAGTCGACTATCTGCCGGGCCATATGGATGCACGGGTGTTGCATGCCGATGTCGACTACCTCATCGGGTCGGTCCACTTCATCGACAAATGGGGGTTCGACAATCCTGAATTTATCGGAAAATACGAAGGTGCCGACATCGACGGCATCTGGCAGGACTATTTCGACCTGGTCGAAGCGATGGCGAAAGAGGCGAAGTTCGACATCGTCGGCCACCTCGATCTGATCAAAGTCTTCAAATATGTCCCGAAAACCGATGTACGCCTCATCGCCGAAAACGCCATGGATGCGATCAAAAAAGCCGACATGGTCATCGAGATCAATGCCGCCGGCTACCGCAAACCGATCGGCGAACCCTACCCCAGCCGCCAACTTCTCGAAATGGCGTATGAACGCGACATCCCGATCACCTTCGGGTCGGATGCGCACGCACCGGAACAGGTCGGATTCAAAAAGGAGGAGATTCGGGCTTTCGCCAAGTCGGTCGGCTATACCAAAGCGGCACACTTCAAAGGACGCGACCGGGAACTCTCCCTATTTTAA
- a CDS encoding ArsS family sensor histidine kinase, whose protein sequence is MNRHSIFFKLNLIFLFSLATLIAFFVMMVREIQTQELRLLEKKVVTSESEIRKIIIHDGKNLEESFRSKGYRPIEDPSAIRAKLKPIFQHPPASFPETLQERIHDGRLKIYRDGNHLYFELIGPTHSRMISTPIDAYRPKWIALFFGSMIGVVLLLYWTMRRSLIPLKTLATQIRRFGEGDMTISTRSDKKDEIAYVANQFDAAVKKIKAMKEARTLFMRNIMHELKTPITKGKLSVALIEEGVEAEILRRAFSRMEELIQEMAQIELITSQSLELKMQKCDLETIVENVATLLFVEPERIKLSCHPCSIVADCDLITIVLKNLIDNAFKYGTDKRVDLCYRKDVLEVINKGAPLAQSFERMIEPFAKGSPSGSKESFGLGLYIVKSILDAHGAELSHRYEKGRHHFVITGLKPAR, encoded by the coding sequence GTGAACCGACACTCGATCTTTTTCAAACTCAACCTCATCTTTCTCTTTTCGCTCGCGACACTCATCGCCTTTTTCGTGATGATGGTGCGCGAAATCCAGACGCAGGAGCTGCGCCTGCTCGAAAAAAAGGTGGTCACCAGCGAATCCGAGATCCGTAAGATCATCATTCATGACGGCAAGAATCTCGAAGAGTCGTTCAGATCCAAAGGATATCGGCCCATCGAAGACCCCTCCGCTATCAGAGCGAAACTGAAACCGATATTTCAGCATCCTCCCGCTTCTTTTCCGGAAACACTGCAAGAGCGCATCCACGACGGCCGTCTGAAGATTTATCGCGATGGCAACCACCTCTATTTCGAATTGATCGGGCCGACACACAGTCGTATGATATCGACACCCATCGATGCCTACCGTCCCAAATGGATCGCACTCTTTTTCGGCAGCATGATCGGTGTCGTTCTCCTCCTCTACTGGACGATGCGGCGCAGCCTGATTCCGCTCAAGACGCTCGCCACGCAAATCCGACGGTTTGGCGAGGGGGATATGACGATCTCGACCCGTTCCGACAAAAAAGACGAGATCGCCTATGTCGCCAACCAGTTCGATGCCGCCGTCAAAAAGATCAAAGCGATGAAAGAGGCCCGCACGCTCTTTATGCGAAACATCATGCACGAGCTCAAAACACCGATCACGAAAGGGAAATTGAGTGTCGCACTGATCGAAGAAGGTGTCGAGGCCGAAATACTTCGCCGCGCCTTTTCCCGTATGGAGGAGCTGATTCAGGAGATGGCACAGATCGAACTCATCACATCCCAGTCGCTCGAACTGAAGATGCAAAAATGTGACCTCGAAACCATCGTCGAAAATGTCGCGACGCTTCTTTTTGTCGAACCTGAGCGGATCAAACTCTCCTGTCACCCCTGCTCGATCGTCGCCGACTGCGACCTGATCACGATCGTTCTGAAAAACCTGATAGACAACGCCTTTAAATACGGTACCGACAAACGCGTCGACCTCTGTTACAGAAAAGATGTTTTGGAAGTGATCAACAAAGGAGCGCCTCTGGCGCAAAGTTTCGAGCGGATGATCGAACCATTCGCCAAAGGGTCGCCGTCAGGTTCGAAAGAGAGCTTCGGCCTGGGGCTCTATATCGTCAAATCGATTCTCGACGCCCACGGTGCTGAACTTTCGCACCGCTATGAAAAGGGACGCCACCACTTTGTCATTACCGGCCTGAAGCCGGCACGTTAG
- a CDS encoding CvfB family protein — translation MNEYLELGKINRLKVARETDHGLVLASEKEKEVLLPKAYVTESMKVGDELDVFVYTDSEDRIVATTERPKAMLGELAEMEVVDTTQHGAFVDWGLPKDLFVPKMFQREPMRKGERHLIYVAYDERTHRLVGTQKFDRVLERSPKDLKRNQEVELFVYAKTDLGYKVVVDRKYDGLVFHSEVFEPIEIGKRTKGYVKIVRDDGKIDILLRPIGKKSDTLAAEKVLAYLNDHKGMMPLNYKSDPERIKALLGLSRKNFKRALTKLIETGKIEVKENGTFLKTRSGK, via the coding sequence ATGAATGAATATCTGGAACTTGGAAAAATCAACCGATTGAAAGTGGCACGCGAAACGGACCACGGGCTCGTGCTCGCCTCCGAAAAGGAGAAGGAGGTACTACTGCCGAAGGCCTACGTCACCGAATCGATGAAGGTAGGTGACGAACTCGACGTTTTCGTCTACACCGACAGCGAAGACCGCATCGTTGCGACGACGGAGCGCCCCAAAGCGATGCTCGGGGAACTGGCCGAAATGGAAGTGGTCGATACGACACAGCACGGGGCTTTCGTCGACTGGGGGCTTCCCAAAGACCTCTTCGTACCGAAAATGTTTCAGCGCGAACCGATGCGAAAAGGGGAGCGCCACCTGATCTATGTCGCCTATGACGAGAGAACACATCGGCTGGTCGGCACGCAGAAGTTCGACAGAGTGCTGGAACGCTCTCCGAAAGATCTCAAACGCAATCAGGAGGTTGAACTCTTCGTCTACGCCAAAACCGACCTCGGCTACAAAGTGGTGGTCGACAGAAAGTATGACGGTCTCGTGTTCCATTCCGAAGTCTTCGAACCGATCGAAATCGGCAAGAGGACGAAAGGTTACGTGAAGATCGTTCGTGATGACGGCAAAATCGACATCCTGCTCCGCCCAATCGGAAAAAAGAGCGATACGCTGGCGGCCGAAAAGGTATTGGCCTACCTGAACGATCACAAAGGGATGATGCCGCTCAACTACAAGAGCGATCCGGAGCGGATCAAAGCGCTGCTGGGGCTGAGCCGGAAAAATTTCAAACGGGCATTGACGAAACTGATCGAGACGGGGAAAATCGAAGTGAAAGAGAACGGAACGTTTCTCAAAACGAGGAGTGGGAAGTGA
- a CDS encoding penicillin-binding protein 1A: MRFLLRWIVRLGFLAGMLLFGYLVYLYFEIGHEVEPLVHYNPPKTTQIFDRNGKLLANVFEKEHRLYVPYEQIPGRVIEALVAIEDTLFFEHHGVNPEAIFRAIIKDIKARKLVEGASTLTQQLVKSTLLTREKKIERKIKEALLSIRLEQVLTKEEILERYLNAIFFGHGYYGIKTAALGYFHKDLDKLSLKEIAVLVGMPKAPSAYDPTRHYANAMARANRVLERMKTLGWIDEATYMREIKAAPKVYDDTLTQNRAPYIVDAVVNRLQAKYPDIRRGGYRIETAVDLEYQQMARVALKFGYDAYWKRHADDGNISDTFNGAMVVLDGRSGDVLAMLGGVDHAKSPFNRAISSKRQPGSAFKPFIYETALNLGYNPESKIPDIARTYRFEEGDTEKLWQPKNYEKDYKGMITLREALVHSRNLATINLVNEIGIMTLHKRLDVFGIENLPYNLSIALGNIALSPLQMARLYSVFADMGTLHEPRLIVNLYDNLGNLVEHIERRSKQVYPKPQAYLMVDMLRDVVRRGTGRNARVRGMDVAGKTGTTNNSVDTWFCSFTPDMEAIVWFGNDDNTPLAKRETGGRTAAPVVRVFYQALVKKHPEFKRKFEEPEGVYHVKRGGRDLIYTDISPLPAEDMTPANEEIIF; this comes from the coding sequence ATGAGATTTTTGTTGCGATGGATCGTCCGGCTGGGTTTTTTGGCAGGCATGCTGCTTTTTGGTTACCTGGTCTACCTCTATTTCGAAATCGGCCACGAAGTGGAGCCGCTGGTACATTACAATCCGCCGAAGACGACGCAGATATTCGACAGAAACGGAAAACTTCTGGCCAATGTTTTCGAAAAGGAGCACCGCCTCTATGTTCCCTACGAGCAGATTCCCGGACGGGTGATCGAAGCGCTCGTGGCGATCGAGGATACGCTCTTTTTCGAGCATCACGGGGTCAATCCGGAAGCGATTTTTCGTGCGATCATCAAAGATATCAAGGCGAGAAAGCTGGTCGAGGGCGCCTCGACGCTGACGCAGCAGCTGGTCAAATCGACGCTTTTGACGCGAGAAAAGAAGATCGAGCGCAAGATCAAGGAAGCGCTCCTTTCCATTCGGCTCGAGCAGGTACTTACCAAAGAGGAGATTCTCGAGCGTTATCTCAACGCCATCTTCTTCGGTCACGGTTACTACGGGATCAAAACGGCGGCGCTTGGCTATTTTCACAAAGATCTGGACAAGCTGTCGCTCAAGGAGATCGCGGTGCTGGTCGGTATGCCGAAAGCGCCAAGCGCCTATGACCCGACCCGGCATTACGCCAATGCGATGGCACGTGCCAACCGCGTTTTGGAGCGGATGAAGACACTCGGCTGGATCGACGAAGCGACCTATATGCGCGAAATCAAGGCAGCGCCGAAGGTCTACGACGACACGCTGACGCAAAACAGGGCACCCTACATTGTCGATGCCGTCGTCAACAGGCTTCAGGCGAAGTACCCCGATATTCGACGGGGCGGCTACCGTATCGAGACGGCGGTCGACCTGGAGTATCAACAGATGGCCAGGGTGGCGCTGAAGTTCGGGTACGACGCCTACTGGAAACGCCATGCCGACGACGGCAACATCTCCGATACCTTCAACGGGGCGATGGTGGTGCTCGACGGCCGAAGCGGCGATGTACTGGCGATGCTTGGCGGGGTGGACCATGCCAAAAGTCCCTTCAACCGTGCCATCTCGTCGAAGCGGCAGCCGGGTTCGGCATTCAAGCCTTTCATCTACGAGACGGCACTCAACCTGGGTTACAATCCCGAAAGCAAGATTCCGGATATCGCGCGGACCTACCGCTTCGAGGAGGGAGATACGGAAAAACTTTGGCAGCCGAAGAATTATGAAAAAGATTACAAGGGGATGATCACGTTGCGCGAGGCGTTGGTCCACTCACGCAACCTCGCGACGATCAACCTCGTCAACGAAATCGGTATCATGACGCTTCACAAGCGATTGGATGTCTTCGGCATCGAGAATCTGCCTTACAATCTCTCGATCGCCCTTGGAAACATCGCGCTTTCGCCGCTGCAGATGGCGCGCCTCTACTCGGTCTTCGCCGATATGGGTACCCTGCACGAGCCGCGTCTGATCGTCAATCTCTACGACAACCTCGGCAATCTTGTCGAGCATATCGAGCGTCGCAGCAAACAGGTCTACCCCAAACCGCAGGCCTATCTGATGGTCGATATGCTGCGTGACGTCGTACGGCGCGGTACAGGGCGAAACGCCAGAGTACGGGGCATGGATGTTGCGGGTAAGACGGGAACCACCAACAACAGTGTGGATACATGGTTTTGCTCTTTTACACCCGATATGGAAGCGATCGTCTGGTTCGGAAACGACGACAACACGCCGCTGGCGAAGCGTGAAACGGGTGGCCGTACCGCCGCCCCTGTCGTGAGGGTTTTCTACCAGGCGCTTGTAAAGAAGCATCCGGAGTTCAAGCGCAAGTTCGAAGAGCCCGAAGGGGTCTACCATGTGAAACGGGGCGGCAGAGACTTGATCTATACCGATATCTCCCCGCTGCCGGCGGAAGATATGACCCCCGCAAACGAAGAGATTATATTTTAA
- a CDS encoding dynamin family protein, which produces MTTKERYKKLKQHLKEENPVLLEVIKEYETLDRVAHSLGFLSPDESYTANISWWPLISVLGTFSAGKSTFINEYLGQKVQQSGNQAVDDKFTVICYGNNEKVTTLPGLALDADPRFPFYNISEEVEKVAKGEGSRVNLYLQLKTVKSDAIKGEILIDSPGFDADSQRDSILRITSHIIDMSDLVLIFFDARHPEPGAMRDTLEHLVGKTVAHRDANKILYILNQIDTTAREDNLEDVIGSWQRALSQKGLISGNFFAIYSEEAMNPIDDEAVAERLKRKRDEDLAQIVERMEGVKVERAYRISKALEDFAKEITNEKLPKLREALGRWGRKVMLADLFAIILLAAGSGALFATGVLPSSAAAVGGVTAAAVVLFLLLHFKVRSWAARSEIKKWMEKEPAIAKAIEHNTRWYRPMLRIWGKGWSRRASEKLEQVMDYSRSAIRKLNDQFVSPAGEDRNEIK; this is translated from the coding sequence ATGACAACCAAAGAGCGATACAAAAAACTCAAACAGCATCTCAAAGAGGAGAACCCGGTTCTTCTGGAAGTGATCAAAGAGTACGAAACCCTCGACAGGGTGGCCCACTCGCTGGGCTTTCTCTCTCCCGATGAAAGTTATACGGCCAATATCTCCTGGTGGCCGCTGATCTCGGTACTTGGGACCTTTTCTGCCGGTAAATCGACCTTCATCAACGAGTACCTCGGCCAAAAAGTTCAGCAGAGCGGAAACCAGGCGGTCGATGACAAATTTACCGTGATCTGCTACGGCAACAACGAGAAGGTGACGACACTGCCGGGCTTGGCGCTCGATGCCGACCCGCGCTTTCCTTTCTACAACATCAGCGAAGAGGTGGAGAAGGTGGCGAAGGGCGAAGGGAGTCGCGTCAACCTCTACCTGCAGCTCAAAACGGTCAAGTCCGATGCGATCAAGGGCGAGATTCTGATCGACTCGCCAGGTTTCGACGCGGACAGTCAGCGCGATTCGATCCTGCGCATCACGAGCCATATCATCGATATGTCCGATCTCGTGCTGATCTTCTTCGATGCGCGCCATCCCGAACCGGGCGCGATGCGCGACACACTGGAACATCTTGTCGGAAAGACGGTCGCCCACCGCGACGCCAACAAGATTCTCTACATTCTCAACCAGATCGACACGACGGCAAGGGAGGACAATCTCGAAGATGTCATCGGCTCGTGGCAGCGGGCGTTGTCGCAAAAGGGGCTCATATCGGGCAACTTCTTCGCGATCTACAGCGAAGAGGCGATGAATCCGATCGACGACGAAGCGGTGGCGGAGCGGCTGAAACGCAAACGTGACGAGGATCTCGCGCAGATCGTCGAGCGGATGGAGGGTGTGAAAGTCGAACGTGCCTACCGCATCTCCAAGGCGCTCGAGGATTTCGCCAAGGAGATTACGAACGAGAAGCTTCCGAAACTGCGTGAAGCACTCGGCCGCTGGGGGCGAAAGGTGATGCTGGCCGATCTCTTTGCGATCATCCTTCTGGCGGCAGGTTCCGGCGCGCTCTTCGCGACGGGAGTTCTTCCCTCCTCTGCCGCGGCAGTGGGGGGTGTGACGGCAGCCGCCGTTGTTCTCTTTTTGCTCCTGCACTTCAAAGTGCGAAGTTGGGCGGCACGCTCGGAGATAAAAAAATGGATGGAGAAAGAGCCTGCCATTGCAAAAGCGATCGAACACAATACCCGCTGGTACCGTCCGATGCTGCGCATCTGGGGCAAAGGGTGGAGCAGACGCGCGTCCGAAAAACTCGAGCAGGTCATGGATTACAGCCGTTCGGCGATCCGAAAACTCAACGACCAGTTCGTGAGTCCTGCCGGGGAAGATCGTAACGAAATAAAATAG
- a CDS encoding response regulator transcription factor: MINILMIEDDIDISSLLAKFLAQYGMNVQCVETPKAALNALQLDQYDLIILDLTLPQMDGLELCKLIRKDYDIPIIISSARSDLTDKIIGLEYGADDYLPKPYEPRELVARIQTVLRRYRPTLRNEGSDFELNEGKMQIRFKGELLDLTTAEYEILRLLLLNAGTVLSRDYLANNAESISWESSERTIDVIISRVRNKIGDNPKQPRYIHSIRGAGYKFTP, encoded by the coding sequence ATGATAAACATTTTAATGATCGAAGACGATATCGATATCAGCTCGCTTTTGGCCAAATTTCTCGCACAATACGGTATGAACGTTCAGTGTGTCGAAACACCGAAAGCCGCACTCAATGCACTGCAGCTCGACCAATACGACCTGATAATTCTCGATCTCACGCTACCACAGATGGACGGTCTCGAGCTTTGCAAACTGATCCGAAAAGATTACGACATCCCCATCATCATTTCGAGCGCCAGAAGCGATCTGACAGACAAGATCATCGGCCTCGAATACGGTGCGGACGACTATCTTCCGAAACCCTACGAACCCAGAGAGCTCGTCGCACGTATCCAGACGGTCCTTCGCCGCTACCGCCCCACCCTTCGAAACGAAGGGAGCGATTTCGAACTCAACGAAGGGAAGATGCAGATCAGATTCAAAGGCGAGCTCCTCGATTTGACAACGGCGGAGTATGAGATTCTGCGCCTCCTTCTTCTCAACGCCGGTACGGTACTCAGCCGTGACTACCTGGCCAACAATGCGGAATCGATCTCATGGGAGAGCAGTGAAAGAACGATCGACGTCATCATCAGCCGTGTCAGAAACAAGATCGGTGACAATCCGAAACAGCCACGCTACATCCATTCGATCCGTGGTGCAGGGTACAAATTTACGCCGTGA
- the htpG gene encoding molecular chaperone HtpG yields the protein MSKHEFQTEVNQLLHLMIHSLYSNKEIFLRELISNASDALDKLEYLKLTDENYKELEQPSKIVISFDKDKKSLTVSDTGIGMNEEEMVENLGTIAKSGTKHFIESLTGDAKKDSHLIGQFGVGFYSSFMVAKKVEVLSKKPLEEKAWKWVSEGDGSYEIEEAQKENYGTEITLYLRDEAEEFASEWRIKSIVEKYSNHIPFPIYLVNEKGEEEQINKASALWRLSKSELSDEDYKEFYKQISHDSEDPLLWIHTRAEGTLEYYTLFYIPKKAPIDLFRVDYQPGVKLYVKRVFITDEERELLPTYLRFVRGIIDAEDLPLNVSREILQENVILSKIKKASVKKILGELKKLLEKDREAYEDFFKEMGKALKEGIYSDFENREKLLDLMLFKSSKREGYITLKEYKEAMKEGQEKIYYIMGEDENLLRHSPLLEKFKEEDIEVLLFDDEVDAIVMPAVAEYDGTPLENIANVEEEGEVSDEVKEKFASTIAAMKAELGESVKDIRLTGRLKDSPACVVFDKNDPDVAMQQILRQMGQEVPTPKPILEINPDHEIFKKLLEKNDEAVTRDIAHVVLDEAKMAAGIEVEDIADFNARLNRLIAKAI from the coding sequence ATGTCAAAACATGAATTCCAGACCGAAGTGAATCAGCTGCTGCACCTGATGATTCACTCGCTCTACTCCAACAAAGAGATCTTTCTGCGCGAGCTCATCTCCAACGCCAGCGACGCACTCGACAAGCTCGAGTATCTGAAGCTGACCGACGAGAACTACAAAGAGCTCGAGCAGCCATCCAAAATCGTCATCTCGTTCGACAAGGATAAAAAGAGCCTGACCGTGAGCGATACGGGAATCGGCATGAACGAAGAGGAGATGGTCGAAAACCTGGGAACCATCGCCAAAAGCGGTACGAAACATTTCATCGAAAGCCTTACGGGTGACGCGAAAAAAGACAGCCATCTGATCGGTCAGTTCGGCGTCGGCTTCTACAGCTCCTTCATGGTGGCCAAAAAGGTCGAAGTACTGAGTAAAAAGCCGCTCGAAGAGAAGGCGTGGAAATGGGTCAGCGAAGGTGATGGCTCCTACGAGATCGAAGAGGCCCAAAAAGAGAACTATGGCACCGAGATTACCCTCTATCTGCGCGACGAAGCCGAAGAGTTCGCCAGCGAATGGCGCATCAAGAGCATCGTCGAGAAGTACAGCAACCATATCCCTTTCCCGATCTATCTCGTCAACGAGAAGGGCGAAGAGGAACAGATCAACAAAGCTTCGGCTCTGTGGCGTCTGTCAAAGAGCGAACTGAGCGACGAGGATTACAAAGAGTTCTACAAGCAGATCAGCCACGACAGTGAGGACCCGCTTCTGTGGATCCATACACGTGCCGAGGGAACGCTGGAGTACTATACGCTCTTTTACATCCCGAAAAAAGCGCCGATCGATCTCTTCCGCGTCGATTATCAGCCGGGCGTGAAGCTCTATGTCAAGCGGGTTTTCATTACCGACGAAGAGCGCGAACTGCTGCCGACCTATCTGCGTTTCGTGCGCGGTATCATCGATGCCGAGGATCTGCCTCTCAATGTCAGCCGCGAGATTTTGCAGGAGAACGTCATCCTCTCCAAAATCAAGAAGGCGAGCGTCAAGAAGATTTTGGGCGAACTGAAAAAATTGCTCGAAAAAGACCGCGAAGCATACGAAGATTTCTTCAAAGAGATGGGCAAGGCGCTCAAAGAGGGGATTTACAGTGACTTCGAAAACAGAGAGAAGCTGCTCGATCTGATGCTCTTCAAGTCGAGCAAGCGTGAGGGCTACATCACGCTGAAAGAGTACAAAGAGGCGATGAAAGAGGGGCAGGAGAAGATCTACTATATCATGGGAGAGGATGAAAACCTGCTGCGCCACTCACCGCTGCTCGAGAAGTTCAAAGAAGAGGATATAGAAGTGCTCCTCTTCGACGATGAGGTCGATGCGATCGTCATGCCGGCCGTGGCCGAATACGACGGCACGCCGCTTGAAAATATCGCCAATGTCGAGGAAGAGGGTGAAGTGAGTGACGAAGTGAAAGAGAAATTCGCCTCGACCATCGCAGCGATGAAAGCGGAGCTTGGCGAAAGTGTCAAAGATATCCGACTGACCGGACGCCTCAAAGATTCGCCGGCATGTGTCGTCTTCGACAAGAACGATCCCGACGTGGCGATGCAGCAGATTCTGCGTCAGATGGGGCAGGAGGTACCGACACCCAAACCGATTCTCGAAATCAACCCCGACCATGAAATCTTCAAGAAATTGCTGGAAAAGAACGATGAAGCGGTGACGCGGGACATCGCCCATGTCGTGCTCGACGAAGCGAAGATGGCGGCAGGTATCGAAGTGGAGGATATCGCCGATTTCAATGCCCGCCTCAACCGCCTGATCGCCAAAGCGATCTAA